GCTTGGGACGGCAACTGGAAGGTCCGCTTGTATGAGCGGGTCCGCGAGCGTGGCTACGATTCGCTCACCGCCTTCGCGAACGCCCGCCCCACCGCCTCCCTGGTGGCACTGGCCAATGAGCTTGGTGCGAATGATATCGCAGCAGTGCAGGTATTCAGCGGATTGGTGGCCGAGGCGGAACGGGACCATCAGCTCACACGTTTGGTGCGCGGACAGTTCGTTCGCGAATTGTACGAGGCTCTCCCCGAGGGTTGGCCCGCAGAGATGGACGATGCGATTCGTTTCAAGATAGCCAAG
The window above is part of the Cystobacter ferrugineus genome. Proteins encoded here:
- a CDS encoding NUDIX hydrolase; the protein is MSDGSAWDGNWKVRLYERVRERGYDSLTAFANARPTASLVALANELGANDIAAVQVFSGLVAEAERDHQLTRLVRGQFVRELYEALPEGWPAEMDDAIRFKIAKALGFWTSFTPETHKERVRQVRAALRATPPPPGWRPLGPDDELLLMLLPDEEV